In Brockia lithotrophica, one DNA window encodes the following:
- a CDS encoding Soluble lytic murein transglycosylase precursor — MRVREVWTFLLSGIGLVFLAGVLRTTTCREVVYPLPYREEIVRAAYASRVDPALVAAVAAAESRFRPERRSERGAIGLMQIMEETARDVASRHGIPAPTPSDLENPETNLFFGALYLRYLLDRYEGDLDLALMAYNAGPGRVDRWEELRRSSGSRASPKKALIGETRHFVARAKFLYRGYAAWGVFSGTDSRGLPHELSSGLGAGREPLDGER, encoded by the coding sequence GTGCGCGTGCGCGAGGTGTGGACGTTCCTCCTCTCGGGAATCGGACTGGTCTTTCTCGCCGGCGTTCTTCGCACGACGACCTGCCGCGAGGTCGTGTACCCCCTTCCCTACCGCGAAGAAATCGTACGCGCCGCCTACGCGTCTCGCGTGGACCCTGCCCTCGTCGCGGCCGTCGCCGCCGCCGAAAGCCGGTTTCGGCCGGAACGTCGCTCCGAACGCGGAGCCATCGGACTCATGCAGATCATGGAGGAGACCGCGCGCGATGTCGCGTCGAGGCACGGGATTCCCGCCCCAACCCCTTCCGACCTCGAGAATCCCGAGACGAACCTTTTTTTCGGTGCGTTGTACCTGAGGTACCTCCTCGATCGCTATGAGGGGGACCTCGACCTCGCCCTCATGGCCTACAACGCGGGACCCGGGCGCGTCGACCGCTGGGAGGAACTCCGCAGATCTTCCGGATCGAGGGCTTCCCCGAAAAAGGCCCTCATCGGAGAGACACGGCACTTCGTGGCACGCGCGAAGTTCCTCTACCGCGGCTACGCCGCGTGGGGCGTATTTTCTGGCACGGACTCTCGGGGGTTGCCCCACGAGCTCTCCTCGGGCCTGGGCGCCGGGAGGGAGCCTTTGGATGGAGAGCGGTGA
- a CDS encoding Dephospho-CoA kinase, which yields MLRVALTGGIAAGKSTVGRILAERGFPVLDADVVAREVLRPGEPLLESVVRRFGPEILLPDGTVDRRRLGALVFSDDAARRALEGLLHPEIRRRIRARLEALGRASPPPPAAVVLVPLLFEAAWESDFDWIATVEVPREVQLRRLLARDGLVEEEARARIRAQLSPEERIARAHVFFENGGTLEDLVRQVDAFVSALRRRTA from the coding sequence GTGCTGCGCGTCGCCCTTACGGGGGGGATCGCCGCAGGAAAGAGCACCGTGGGACGAATCCTCGCGGAACGCGGGTTTCCCGTTCTGGATGCGGACGTCGTCGCCAGGGAGGTCCTCCGCCCCGGAGAACCCCTCCTCGAATCCGTCGTCCGTCGCTTCGGTCCCGAGATCCTCCTTCCCGACGGGACCGTCGATCGTCGCCGCCTCGGTGCGCTCGTCTTTTCCGACGACGCCGCACGTCGCGCCCTCGAAGGCCTCCTCCATCCGGAGATTCGCCGTCGGATCCGCGCGCGGCTTGAAGCGCTCGGACGCGCGTCCCCTCCCCCTCCCGCCGCCGTAGTCCTCGTCCCCCTTCTCTTTGAAGCCGCGTGGGAATCGGATTTCGATTGGATCGCCACCGTGGAGGTTCCCCGGGAAGTTCAGCTTCGGCGGCTCCTGGCGCGCGACGGCCTCGTCGAGGAAGAGGCTCGTGCGAGGATTCGCGCGCAGCTTTCGCCCGAGGAGCGCATCGCCCGAGCCCACGTGTTTTTCGAAAACGGGGGAACGCTCGAGGACCTCGTCCGCCAGGTCGACGCCTTCGTTTCCGCCCTGCGCCGCCGCACCGCGTGA